The Trichosurus vulpecula isolate mTriVul1 chromosome 9, mTriVul1.pri, whole genome shotgun sequence region GACCTAAGTAAGGTGCCCTAGGGCATGTATACACATGTTGAAATGCCCAGGTGCCAGCCTAGCCTGGGTGCCCAGTAAAGAGGCAAGGAGGTATCGAGGCCTTGGAGTGGTAGGAAGGCAGAAAGTTGTGAGGTCAATCATCCTAGGGTGGGGGAGACCAAGCGGACCCTCTAGAACCCAACACCAGGGAGAACATAACAAGGCTCACTTGTTCAAATACAGCTTTTAGAAATATTTCTTGTGCCTGAAAATTTTGCTTTCTAGTGCACAAagctatttattttgttttgaaacgAGTAAAGTCCTAAAGCCTCCCAAGGACAATGATCAATCAACAACATAGAACAGAATTGTCAGACTTACCAAGAGAGCACAGATGCTTTCAGCAGGTGCCTGCCAGGGAGTCTGGTCAAAGAAGTGTTAGGGAGTAGAGAATCAGAGGCAAAATGTGGAGGTGTGAGGGCCATCAGGAGCTTGTGTGTGGGTGTGTCTCGAGGGAGAATTCAGCCTAAATCAAGAGTTTGTGAGCCCAGGCCTGGACTCTTGAGGCTCAGATAGAGTTGGCCTTACaccttgtggaaaatattatactattttatatcatttctaatttcaaccagacccagagcctgaattaatgagtaactgaaAGAAAATCCAGGACCtggacttctttgttctctctaaaagtttgctcaggaaatacccttacctctgtcaacaagaccagattagactgaccctgttagccattaaaggatgagaccctaaccccaagaaagACTACCTCAACAAAtcctattcaattaaggaaaatcctcttcttgtatcatggttaaacatacatgggggtcataaacgtgagataatacaggcttgctaggtctgctaaaataacgtatataagttttctcattcctttgttcagatagccagagcttatgctctgactccttgtatgtacaagtaagctagcttagctatgctttaagggaaaataataaacaacatggatttttctatcacctagttctgttgtttccttcaaccaaattttcaggtttaacagccTCCATGGAGACAGGCAAGCAGGCTCTTATCAGAAGCTGCCAGGCTGGCCAAACTGAGCTGGGGGCTCACCATTGAAAAACCCATAGCCCCTCATTTAAGGCTTAAAGTAAAATTGATCTGATATTCTGTTTTTTCTGGATGCAAGTGTATGCTGTAAGAGCTTCTGGGAGTGGCCCTTCAGGTGCCTGTCTCTGAGCAGGCAGGAAGAAAGACAGGTGTCAGGCATGTACATTCTCACTCATGGCTTCTGTGGGTGTTGGGTaactgtgtatgtgtgggggtgaTGTGGGGGTGTTTTAGGTGTGGTGTAGTGTGTTAGTGAGGAGTTCAGGGAGGTCAGATTCTAGAACAAAGGCCTAGGTCATTGTGCAGATCATCACCTACCCCATACCACCCCCCAAGACATGTGGCTTTGCTTGTCAGGGTTTCCTGTATTTGGGGTATGTTTAGGCAGAATGTTCACTTGGAAGCCTGAATCTGTTAGGGGTTGGTGACtaatgaaatgtttattttgaGCATTTTAGTGTAATACCTGTTATAAATTATCTGTTTCTCAATGAGGATGTTGCTGATTTTCTGGTTTGCTTTTCCATCATTGATTGTAGGTCAGGTTTTAGACAGCCGGAATCGGTCACTATGGAGTTTATCATTCATAACAGATCTCTTTTGGGGAATCGCTGACTTTGTGATTATGTTGTGAGTATTTCTACAAATGTCTGTTAATTTAGCTCCTTTTTGTGTGTGAATCTGTGACCTCTCATCAGTGTGGTTCTCCACTTCCTCCAGCCTTCAGATAGTGTCCCTTCCCCTAAATCCTCCTCTGTGTCTCCATTGTAAGGTTAAATTTTGGAGCCTGGGGCTTCCATCAGTGTGGTAGCCCTTCTTCCCTGAGATGAGCCTCAGAGCTCGTGTCAGAGGTTGAGCAGTAGTGATCCATCCAGTGAGCAACCCTGCCTCTAAAGTGGAAAATGCAGTGGTGCTTTTGTGATGAGGTCTGTCAAaaactcagtttttcttttctgagtAATTTTTTATCTACCTCATTGCTGTTTTCTCATGAACAGTCGGTAATTTGTGGCCGTCTCTTAAACTGAGCTGCAAACCTGTGTGTGGAGCATGGCCCAGTCCATGGGTGGTGGGATTTCTGACAGGTGCTGTTGACACCCAATGGTGCTGTGGCTATCTGGGATCGTTTTACACTATACCAACACCTGCAGATTCAGCCAGAATTTCTTCAGTGTCTGCAAATGTGCTTGACCTGGGggctaggagattttttttttttaagaaaagagaaaaaagcaataaTCCTTGGCCCCCAAAGACCATGTAACTCACTGAGGTTTCCACCTCCAAAGAGCTCCATTTTGATTTGTACATTAGCAACAAAGAATACCTGAATTCTCTGAAGGTTCTGGGGGCCTTGTACATGTCTGGAGTGTATGAGTGTGTGGAGGCCTGGGGAGTATGAGCTCTTAAGACCTTCACTTTGAAAGCCAAGTCCACTCTTGGTGTTTGTGGAGTGTTTAGTTCAAGCAGCTTTCAGTGTGCATTCACATCTCCTGGAGCACAGTCCTGCTTAGCTTTGATTGACTTTACTCTGGAAATTAATTTTAGGCTAACCAGTTAATTCTTACCAAGCCTTAATGTCATCTGGTTTTCTTCAGTTTCAGATCCATTAGAAAGTGTAACTGAAACTGGTACCTGCCTTAAAAGTTTCTTTTCAGccttctcatttcttccctctttcagTTTCAAAAGCCTGCTTCAACAAGATGTGAAAAGAAGAGGCTACGTTAGTTCATCTGATTCCCGGTATGATGATGGAAGAGGGTACGTACTTGCATTTTGAAAATCACAGTATCTAGATTGAGAGGAAACATAGTGTGATACTCTGGGGGGAGGGATTGCTGGGTTTTACAGGTAAGCccctgggttcaaagcccagcCCTGGCAAAGGACTTAATGACCTGGCCCTcccgtttcctcatttgtaagataaggGCTAGGTGAAGATGGTCTCCAAGGGCCTTTCCAGTTCCGAATCTTTGGTTGTTACGTTTTAAGGCTTGttgttagtcatgtctgactctctgtgaccccatttggggttttcttggcaaagatactggagtggtttgccattgccttctccagctcattttacagatgaggaaactgaggcaaatagggtgaagtgacttgcccagggtcacacagctagtaagcaagtCTGTGGCCAGACTTGGACTCAccaagatgagtgttcctgacttccagcccagcactctatgcattatggtgccacctagctgctaaacATTGAAAGTGCAAATAAACTTGCACATGAACTTGAAACCTTGTTTCTGGGAATGAATACATTGTATTCTGACTCTAAGCCCCTCTTACTTCTTTGGCTCAGTATTTTTCACCCACTGAGGGAGTTATTTCTTCACTACGCTTTGAGGCTGGCATCCTACATGGGAAAGCAAGAAAAGGGCCCCCTTGGAGACTTGAGAGGGCCATTGTGGAAGCTGCTTCACCAAGGCGGGGGACGTAGATAGACACATGGACTGATaagtttattttccttctaaaCAGGCCTCCGGGAAATCCTCGCCGCAGAATGGGCCGGATAAATCACCTGAAAGGCCCTAACCCCCCTCCAATGGCCGGTGGATGAGGAAGGTAATGGGACCTCTATCTCATCTGttatttccaaagcatttttGTTTCTAAAACAATTCCTACTTTGACTATTGAGGCTGTTTTAATAGAGAACCACACTTGGAAAGATGGATTCACTTTCATCAAGCTACATTCGATTTTTGTCTAGATTGATAACATACCAAAATGATTTGATTAATTTAGTTAGTATTCTAGCTTTCTTGCCTTATTCAGATGGCTGCTTGAGGGTGCAATGTTCTCAGTGCCCCTGCTAACTGGGTTCTTCTCCTCTGCTAGGTAAATGCCTGCTCTGAGAAGCGGGCGAAAAGACACACCCTCCCttggacaaaggaaaagaaaatcaagtgTTGACCTTGGAGCAGTGGAGGGCCCTGTGTCTGAAGAAAGCTTGCTCTGTTTCTCCACAGATTAATGATGTTATGCTGGGAACTCCCACCAGCTGGGATCCAGTGTGACTGATTGCAGTTGTATAAATGCACATGTTCACTATCTCTTATTTTGTATAGTTTGTGAAAAGTCTCATGTAGTTCTAATAGTAAATATTTTCAGCTTGCAAAGCATTGCTTTTATTCCGCCTTGTTTGATAATGTCCCCTGAATTTGAGGGGAAAACCATCACTACAAAAAcattaagtttatttttaaagttcaggAAAGACTTAATATTACTGTGGGtggtcatttttcatttcttaaatatgttCCTTTGTTTGCTTTAGTTTATGAATAAATCACATGGCACTTTTCAGTTTCCTAAGTAGTGTTCCATCATCtactttgcttttgtttgtaaaGAAATCACTGTGCTTCATGAGATCTGCATGATTAGGCATCTTTATGAGCCTCCAACGTGTTAGAGAGATGCCTTCCATCTTTTTACAAAGAACATGGCCCCATGAGTACCTGAAGTAGTCTGTGTTTGTGTCAAGCACAGATCCCCAAGGTACTGAGGCATCTTGTACCTTAGGGGAAAATCCTGTATTCCTAAGAGATCCAAGCGGAAGCCTGATAAGATAGGAGGCTAAATGCAACCTTTATGTTTTGAATAATGAAGCAAAGTTCACAGGTGAgattatatttttgaaattttcaacaCTGAAATCTAATTTTGATATACTTGGaaatccaaggggaaaaaaataatctgaagttgtttgtttggttttttttattgctTGGGTGAGTGCTTGTTAAGGTGACTCTGCTGAGAGAAGTACTTCTAAATAAAGACATATGCCATGTGGAACAAAAAAagaacacacacccacacccacacccacattcTTGAAGTCACCCTGCAGCTGAGGATGCATCAGCCTTATTACTGGTGCTGTGGGCAACCCCTTTGAAAGGAAGTGTGATCTTTGAGGAAGGGACTCTCTTGACTGTCAGTCgctgcccccttccccccacccccccaactacTGGTCTAGGCTTCCTGTGTCTCTTTCATTCATCCCTTTCTGGCAGCTCACACAAGCTTCAGCCTCTTAGCTCAggccctcctcttctttctcctcccatcttccctGGATTACCACAATAACCTAATTCAGGGGTCCATAAACTTGTTCTggtttttcaaaatatatttgtataattattagtggtttcctttgtaatcttgtgttTTAGGCTTTTAAAAACAATCTGAGAAGAcatccatggcacaaaaaaagaTCGAGTCCCTCTCCTAATTGGACTGCAAACTTCCAGATTTCCCCTTTGCTCACTCTTTGCAGCCTTTTTGGACCTGGCCAAGTAATCTGTTTAAAGCTGCAGGCCTTCCCATTCACCTGCTCCAGAAGCTTCAGTAATGAATTCCCCATTTCCCTTAGGGTCCAGACAGACTCTTCTCTTGACAACCTTTCACTGGCAGATTGCACAAGTTAACACCCCCAGGCTCTCTGTTCTAGCCAATCAGCCCCATCAGCCGTTCCTTTCACAGGACCTTCTAGCTCAGGGGCCTTTGCCCCTGCCTGATGAAATGCACTCCTCCCCccacttctccccttcctcctcactgACCCCCTTGGCCTGTTTGGAGCCCTTCCTCtttaaaagaagagggagagctAGGCCATgaagcctggaagacctgagttcaagtcctacctaagacactagctgtgtcactggGTGAATCACAACCTCTGTGCTCAAGacaacccttccagctctatataaACTGCACAGAAGATGCTGGCCCAGATTGGTTTCTGGGAGTTTTCTCACTTGGGAATTCCCCAGACCAGTGAAGTCTCAAGTCTGggcaccccactccccccatcctgaAGGGCCTCTCTGCTTTTAACTTGTAATCCTTCTTGGAGGGTtggggggagaaagaagggatcTGTCTTCAattgcctgacacacagtaggcaattaataaatgaccACTGCTTATTTTGCCCAGGCTGCCCTCTGCCTGGCACTGCCTCCCCAGCTTCTTCCAAGGCTCTGTTGTGCCACCTCCCAAGGGACGGCCTTTCTCTGTTTCCCACACCCAATGAGTAGTGCCTTCTCTGCCCCAAATGTTAAGTGTACCTGGCCTATTATTCCCCCACAGTAAGAAGTTAGGACTTGTTTCTGGGCCTGCATCCCCAGCCTAGCATCCATGGTAGGCACTtagaaatgtttgttggattaagTTAAATCTTTGGAAAATTCTCAGCTAGAATTCAATTCCATCTATGAGGCATACATCATGTGCTGCAGTGAGAGAGATCTAACAGATAAAAATCCTTTCTCTGATAGGCAAAAAATGAAAGTGCACTGAGGTGGTCAGCTGCCCAATTGATCAGCCAGCCTCATGTGccccctactgtgtgctgggcaccaGGAACACATGCACAAATTCCTCCTTACAAGGACCCTACAATCTTCATGGGAAGAATTAAGGAATAAgtacaaatacataaaaaggaCTCGGACACAGGTAGTTTGGGCAGGAGGACACCTGTGGCCCTCGGAAGATCAAGAGGAAGTCGTGCAGAAAAAAGTGACAAGAGCTGCAGCTTaaagcaagagaaggaaaggagggagggccTTCTGGGCACAGGGCACTGCCCAGCTTGGGTGGGAGAGTAGAAGTGGCAAGATTGTGCAACTAATTGGATAATTCCCAAGTTATGAACCTAGgagcctggaaggatggtggtgtcttTGGCCAAAATGCGCACTCAGAAAGATGATGacttcagttttgaacatgttgaattttaaaTGTCTCTGGCACATCCGTTTCAAAATAGTCTAACATGCAATTGGTGATCTTGTACTGAAGCATGGAAGAGAGTGAGCctggacagggagagagagacagagatagacaccaaaacagagagagagagagacaaagaggagataCAAGATACTTAAACCCATGAGAGCTAATGAGTTTGCCAAAAGAAGACAGAACCTTGGGATACACCTGCAGATATGGGGAGGGGCTacggatgatgatccagcaaaggagactgaggaatggtcagacaggtaggtgAACCAGAAGAGAACAATGTTACAAAAGCCCAACTCATTGACTCCTCTGAAGCAggatgtatggggtgttcaaggaggactagcaaaGAGACAGGAAAACCAGGacacagcttaataaatgcttgattggtATGCCCTGCCCTTACCCcatgaatgtaaactccttgagggcagggggtgGTTtcatgcctggcatacagtagacatttaataaatgtttcctgaatgaGAAGGTTGCATCCTCAATCATCCCTTTGTTCTCTCTGATCTTCAACCCTATCCCTGTCTCCAGGTtccttccctattgccttcaaATGTGCCCAGATCTCCTCTATCTTTAAAAGACCCTGGACCCCCAAGCtatcattccttctcttcctttctcatccaAACTCAGCTGAAACTGAGTAGTCTAAAgtcaccaatgatttcttaattgccagatctcaTGGTCTTTGCTCAGTCTTAATCCTTCTTGGCCCATTTGCTATATTTGACCCTGTTGAGCTTAACAAATGCCCTGACTGACATGCTGTGCATGTCCGGGCATACTAGGACTGTAGTGATAggggcctgccctcaaggagcttaccttctactaagcaagcatttgttaagtgcctactgtgagcCTGATACAGTACTGAGCAATGGAGATGAAAGGATAAAGGAGATTCCGTCcagaccctcaaggagcttccattcaaaTAGGGCGGTGGCTCAACACTTGTTACGCAGCCTCCAGTCCTCCACAGTCCCACAATGCTTATCGCCATGCCGCCCTGGaggcggccatcttggctcctggtaAATGGGAGCCGCCGCAGGAACGCGAGGGTCGTTTGCGCCTGCGCTTACTCTTGCGCCTGCGCCTGCGCTTTGAGGTCGCCCGGTAGCCTGCTGCCCGGCTCTCCCAGTGGCTGAGGAAGGGGTGGGTGCCGGGGGCAGCGGCGACCATGACCCAGGCGGAGAAGGGAGACCCGGAGAACGGGAAGGAAAAGGGCGGcgagaaggagaaggagcagcGCGGCGTGAAGCGGCCCATCGTGCCCGCGCTGGTACCCGAGTCCCTGCAGGAGGTGAGGCCGCCGCCCCGGGACCATGGACGCGGAGCTGGGAGCGCCCCGCCCCACGCGCTGTCcagtgggggaaactgaggcactgcgCTCGGGGCTGGGCTCCTCCGCTGCAGCGGGCGGGGGATGAGCATCCTCGATCCGTGCTTGTGGACTGACTGCGAGCGGCTGGCCGGGACCAAGCACAGGGTCTCTAAGCCAGCCCCTGCCCAAGGGCGGGGAGGtcctggggtggggaaaggggtgtGCGTGACTCTGAGGCCCTACTCTGTGCTGGGGACGCAGGGGAAGAAATGGagccctactgtgtgctggggaCACGGGCAGAAAATGGagccctactgtgtgcagggGACACAGGGACAGAAAATGGagccctactgtgtgcagggGACACAGGGACAGAAAATGGagccctactgtgtgcagggGACACAGGGACAGAAAATGGAGCCTTACTGTGCGCTGGGGACACGGACAGAAATGGAACCCTAATATGTGCTAGGGACAAAAGCGGagccctactgtgtgccgggGATACAGGGACAGAAATGGGATGGGGCACAAGTCAGTCATTTACATGCTAATTAAGTCGAATTATCCCATCCCCCCCAGTCTGGACTGCTGGCTTTCTCTCCTACATCAGTtactctccatctcccatctccaagccTTTGCCTGGTGGTCCGGTATGGAATATGGGTCTTCATTGACCCCCCTCCCTTCACTCAGGCATTGTCGGTGCTGTCCTTGGTGCTGGGGATTCAGCCCTTTGGAGGATGGCCCTCCCCTCTGGGAGCTTTCCTCCTGTTGGGTCCCCCACTTGAACataagctccccaagggcaggtaccccccaccctttttcttttttacttcatgTCCCCTGTCTTgtttccttgcacatagtaggccctttgtgaatgctttttgacttggGTAAGTACCAGGTcactgaaggaggaagagaacagcTCTTAGTTGGGCTTTCTGGGGGAGATGGGTTCAGATCCCCCAGCTAAGGGGACCTTAGGTGAGTCTCTGAGCCTTGGAGAGGAGGGTGATGGTCCCTGGAGTCCCAGGGCGGAGGGTAGGAGCACAAACCTGAGGCTTTGGGGGGCTTAGAAATGTAATCATTTCTGCTTGACTGACTGTGTGGATCTGCCCTCATGGAGGGTCCATCACTGATTAAGCGCCTACCGTgtgcaaagaaaggccaaagacagtccctctCCTCAGGGAGCTTTTAGTCTAGAGGGGAGAGAACCTGCACATTAATAGCAAGCCCTAGGCAGGATTGTTAGGAGATTAACTAGAAGAGGAAAGGCCCTGAAGTGAAGAGGAGCTACTTccttggggtggggatgggggtagctgggacttgaatgaaACCAGGGGAGCcttccaggcctggggtcagggtTCAAGCTGGGAGGTTCCTGACCCTAGAGGTCAGTCAGTGTCCAGGTCTTGCCGACTCCCCAGTCAGCTCTCTACCCTTAAGGGCATCCTCTTTTGCTGTCCTTTGGCTCGCACAGTAAATGGGCTGATTGGCTTCTGCGCATTTGTGCTCCCATGGCCCTCCTTTGGCTGTGGGGAGGGGGTTTGCCCAGCAGTCAGGAGTGGAACTTTTCCTGGGGTCTAGATTGTTCTTTAGAGACATCAGCACTAGCTCCATCCAGGTAAGCTCAACGACTGCAGATGGGTGggcaaagaaacatttaaaagagAAGCACAAGCAATAGACGTCTGTGATGGACCAGGCGTAGCTCCTCCGCAGGCCCTCCTCCCTGGTCACATTGCCTCATGTGAGCTCAGGCTTAAGAAGCAACGCATGTGTTTCCCCTGATCCCATTCTCTGTTTTGGATTGCAGCAAATACAAAGCAACTTCATCGTTGTGATCCACCCAGGCTCCACCACCCTGAGAATGGGGCGAGCCACAGACACCCTCCCGGTCAGCGTCCCCCATGTCATTGCCCGGAGGCACAAGCAGCAAGGCCAGCCTATGTACAGGGACAGCTGGCTGCTCCGGGAGGGCCTCAATGTAAGTCTTCAACCTTGCATGCATGGACAAATgtgcctgttttgtttttttttaatttaatttagtggatttttttcaattaagtctttttctctcccaccaccccccatttaaaaaaaagaaaagaaaaacaaagctcttGTAAGGAATATGTTTATTCAATAAAAACAACTCCCCTGTGGGCCATGTCCAAAAGCACAGGTCTCGTTAGACACCTCGAGTCCATCACTCCTCCATTGGCACCGTGGAGGTGGCCCTGCATTGTTAGAGCTGATGCTGCTCTGCTGGTCCTACCCTTTCAcagctgaatcagttcacacaCATCCAAAGCCTTCCCTTCCACAGTTACGTGTGGTTTTGTCGATTGCACTGTTTGTTAAAAGTGATTTTTTGTTGAGCCCATGGTCCTCCAATAGGTGTCCCATCCCATTGTATGGGTCTTCTCTCCAGTGTTGCAACTGTCAGCCCATCCTGTGGGTCTCTGATccacaggtgaggaggaatgtcCTCCTGCAGATTCCTCAGAGAAGGACCACCTACTATGCAAGGGCTGGAAAGTTCCTGGACATTTCTTGATTTTGATTTCTTGTCCGTTAGCTAGCCCCTGTGCTTACTGTGTGACCGACTGTTCTACTTTCCTAGTCATCTCTCTCTGTGATAGATTCCATTTTTACTGCTTCTGCACAATTTCTCATAATGTGTTGTAGCCACTCACCACTACCACTGGCTGCTCCTCTCCACCTTTGGGGGACCCCACATTTTAATCCTTTAGATACTGTGTGTTGTCTGTGACCTGTAGCCACGTGGCACTATCTGAATTTCTCATTAAGCAAGATGGCCGTGATTTGAGGGAGAAGGTCagggtcattaaaagcactgtaGAAAATTACCTCGTGACCAAGATaactgacattctttttttttttcccattactcattgattatttatttctttatttgatatttttagttttcagcattgattttcacaagagtttgaattacaaattttctccacatttctgccctcccccccactccaagatggcatatattctggttgccctgttccccagtcagccctcccttctgtcaccccactccccccccatccccttttcccttactttcttgtagggcaagatagatttctgtgccccattgcctgtatatcttacttcctagttgcatgcaaaaacttttttttttgaacatctgtttttaaaactttgagttccaaattctctcccctcttccctccccacctaccctccctaagaaggcaagcagttccacataggccatatgcgtatcatatgtaaaacccttccactatactcatgttgtgaaagactaactatattttgcttcttcctatcctgtcccgctttgttcaattttctcgcttgaccctgtcccttttcgaaagtgtttgtttttgattacctcttccccctatctgccctcccttctatgggcctcccttttttatctccttcctcctttcctgtgggggtaagatacccaattgagagtatatgttattccctcctcaggtcagttctgatgagagcaagattcactcattcctcctcacctgcgccctcttcccttcctacagaactgctttttcttgccacttttatgggagataatttactccattctatctctctccttctccctctctcaatatattcctctctcatcccttaatttgattttatttttttagatatcattccttcatatttaactcaccctttgccctctgtcactctatatatgtatattcccttcggctacccta contains the following coding sequences:
- the SELENOK gene encoding selenoprotein K isoform X1, with protein sequence MVYISNGQVLDSRNRSLWSLSFITDLFWGIADFVIMFFKSLLQQDVKRRGYVSSSDSRYDDGRGPPGNPRRRMGRINHLKGPNPPPMAGGUGR
- the SELENOK gene encoding selenoprotein K isoform X2, with the protein product MVYISNGQVLDSRNRSLWSLSFITDLFWGIADFVIMFFKSLLQQDVKRRGYVSSSDSRYDDGRGPPGNPRRRMGRINHLKGPNPPPMAGGUGR